A section of the Anabaena cylindrica PCC 7122 genome encodes:
- a CDS encoding LysM peptidoglycan-binding domain-containing M23 family metallopeptidase: MSFPFRSMFLCSLVSTFGLISTFLQPESANAASCQTPALSRIQRHQVTRGETVESIAQGYKLMPATIINMNPSINNGTVTAGTQLQIPPFNGTVVEVPREQTWRQVAARYKVRPDTLFEINGCQQNPRVVFVPVVPGVIASPNRIIAASPTQTAPSATIAGYPLPNGTTVALAYGWQIEPISGKVFFHSGVDLVAPVGTTVEAIAPGIVVFAKDQGSYGKLVIINHIGGYQSRYAQLETINVTLGQMIKAGETIGTVGTTGTPTSREPHLHFEIRFNGSLGWEAKDPKAYFTK; this comes from the coding sequence ATGAGTTTTCCCTTTCGTTCCATGTTTCTCTGTAGCTTAGTTAGCACTTTCGGACTAATCTCCACATTCCTACAACCGGAAAGTGCCAATGCAGCCAGTTGTCAAACTCCTGCCCTATCTCGTATCCAACGCCATCAAGTTACTCGTGGCGAAACTGTGGAGAGCATAGCACAGGGTTACAAGCTGATGCCAGCAACAATCATCAATATGAATCCATCAATAAACAACGGTACAGTCACAGCTGGTACTCAACTTCAAATTCCGCCCTTCAATGGAACTGTCGTAGAAGTACCTCGTGAGCAAACTTGGCGACAAGTCGCCGCTAGGTACAAAGTCCGTCCAGATACATTGTTTGAGATTAATGGTTGCCAACAAAACCCTAGAGTTGTTTTTGTGCCAGTTGTTCCTGGAGTAATAGCATCACCTAATCGTATTATTGCTGCTTCTCCTACACAAACTGCACCATCTGCAACAATAGCAGGTTATCCCTTACCGAATGGGACAACTGTAGCCTTAGCTTATGGTTGGCAAATAGAACCGATTTCAGGTAAAGTTTTTTTTCATAGTGGTGTCGATTTAGTAGCACCAGTGGGTACGACCGTGGAAGCGATCGCACCAGGCATTGTAGTATTTGCTAAAGATCAAGGTAGTTATGGCAAGTTAGTAATAATTAACCACATTGGCGGCTATCAAAGCCGTTACGCCCAACTTGAGACAATAAACGTTACTTTGGGTCAAATGATTAAAGCAGGTGAAACAATTGGAACTGTAGGCACTACAGGAACACCAACTTCTAGAGAACCTCATCTACATTTTGAAATTCGTTTTAATGGTTCCCTGGGTTGGGAAGCAAAAGATCCCAAAGCTTATTTCACAAAATGA
- the ispD gene encoding 2-C-methyl-D-erythritol 4-phosphate cytidylyltransferase: protein MYLLIPAAGSGKRMGADQNKLFLQVRSQSIIAWTLLAAQAASSISWIGIISQPHDWEDFKAIMADLKLTKPIELIAGGSTRQESVYNGLQALPADAQQVLIHDGARCLATPDLLNACAEAIRHYRGLIAAVPVKDTIKIVDESGIIQSTPDRSQLWAAQTPQGFDVELLKQCHAEGVRQGWEVTDDAALFEKCGIEVHIVLGEETNLKITTPQDLAIAEFILTNR, encoded by the coding sequence GTGTATTTATTAATTCCTGCCGCAGGTAGTGGCAAAAGAATGGGTGCTGACCAGAATAAACTTTTTCTACAGGTGCGATCGCAATCAATTATTGCCTGGACTTTGCTGGCCGCACAAGCAGCAAGTTCTATTAGTTGGATCGGAATTATTTCCCAACCTCATGACTGGGAAGACTTCAAAGCAATTATGGCTGATTTAAAGTTAACTAAACCAATAGAATTAATTGCTGGTGGCTCGACCCGGCAAGAGTCAGTTTACAATGGCTTGCAGGCATTACCAGCAGATGCTCAACAAGTATTAATTCATGATGGTGCTAGGTGTTTAGCTACACCTGATTTACTGAATGCCTGCGCTGAAGCTATTCGCCATTATCGCGGGTTAATTGCCGCTGTACCTGTGAAAGACACAATTAAAATTGTTGATGAAAGTGGCATAATTCAAAGTACACCAGACCGAAGCCAACTCTGGGCGGCTCAAACTCCCCAAGGTTTTGATGTGGAGTTGTTAAAACAATGTCATGCTGAGGGTGTCCGTCAAGGGTGGGAAGTCACGGATGATGCGGCTTTATTTGAAAAATGTGGTATTGAAGTACATATAGTTCTAGGAGAGGAGACAAATTTAAAAATTACCACTCCCCAAGATTTAGCGATCGCAGAATTTATCCTCACTAATAGGTGA
- a CDS encoding DUF760 domain-containing protein, giving the protein MVFDPDFLNDNSEQHPNQLLNDHFGENPNQLLKYLQHQSPEVLARVAQSVSPEIKQIISQNVQGLVGMLPAESFNVQITTDRDNLAGLLASAMMTGYFLRQMEQRMQLEHLSNQ; this is encoded by the coding sequence ATGGTGTTTGATCCTGACTTTTTGAATGACAACTCTGAGCAACACCCTAATCAGCTTTTGAACGATCACTTCGGGGAAAACCCTAATCAGTTACTCAAGTATTTACAGCATCAATCTCCCGAAGTCTTAGCCCGTGTAGCCCAGTCTGTAAGCCCGGAAATTAAACAAATCATTTCCCAAAACGTCCAAGGACTAGTGGGAATGCTCCCAGCAGAAAGTTTTAATGTCCAAATTACTACAGACCGGGATAACTTAGCGGGGCTGTTAGCATCAGCAATGATGACGGGGTATTTTTTGCGTCAGATGGAACAAAGGATGCAATTAGAGCATTTGTCTAACCAATAG
- a CDS encoding CHAT domain-containing protein yields the protein MEFDKSKSSKLNKLKFMANKNKINNHIQQAKYLIELAEKSASQSQISTAINYYKQAIDIVESINFIFQKIEDVETFYQTWAIYYEKLIILLWYKKCYREAFNFIERRKARILIDRLANNLEKIQFSDHVSSDVFNQEEELKNKILEFRKINRSEDKFSQLEQECKKLLNELEKKDIEIASLFQVRTLRTICIQQYLDHNTTLLEYFVTKNFTLAFVITRYKFRVFKLSITKKEIAKKITAFREFLNTNIHHPQELQELYKCLIQPIKDQLATTKLIIVPHNILHHLPFAALTNGDEYLVEKYTLVNLPSANVLRFLPSKRVPRDKPTLFALGNPKNTLSSNNKNLPSAKDEVEKISTFYKESTYYVEENATESKFWEEAPKKSILHISAHGEFQPNKPLESCIYLAKDEEYSEIYKDGKLQVYEVYKLDLSHTDLVVLSACQTYIGNTYEVGNGDEVIGLNWAFIYAGSPTVVASLWNVPSIKTSKLMVTFHENLHQGMTKAEAFQKAQIQVLKSQDPKKKLHPYYWAGFILTGDG from the coding sequence ATGGAGTTTGATAAATCAAAATCTAGTAAATTAAATAAATTAAAGTTTATGGCTAATAAAAACAAAATAAATAATCATATACAACAAGCAAAATATCTAATAGAATTAGCAGAAAAATCAGCATCCCAATCTCAAATATCGACAGCAATTAATTATTATAAACAAGCTATTGATATTGTCGAATCAATAAATTTTATCTTTCAAAAAATAGAAGATGTAGAAACTTTTTATCAAACCTGGGCTATTTATTATGAAAAATTAATCATATTACTTTGGTATAAAAAATGTTACAGAGAAGCATTTAATTTTATTGAAAGAAGAAAAGCTAGAATTTTAATTGATAGACTTGCTAATAATCTTGAAAAAATACAATTTAGTGACCATGTGAGTAGTGATGTTTTCAATCAAGAAGAAGAGTTAAAAAATAAAATATTGGAATTCCGGAAAATTAATAGGAGTGAAGATAAATTTTCTCAATTAGAACAGGAATGTAAAAAACTATTAAATGAACTAGAAAAAAAAGATATAGAAATAGCTTCTTTGTTTCAAGTTAGAACTTTACGCACGATTTGTATTCAACAATATTTAGATCACAATACTACTTTACTAGAATATTTTGTCACTAAAAATTTTACTTTAGCTTTTGTAATCACCCGTTATAAATTTCGAGTATTTAAGTTGAGTATTACTAAAAAAGAAATTGCTAAAAAAATAACCGCTTTTAGAGAGTTTTTAAATACAAATATTCATCATCCTCAAGAACTACAAGAACTTTATAAATGCTTAATTCAACCTATAAAAGACCAACTAGCAACAACTAAACTAATTATTGTTCCCCATAATATTCTCCATCATTTACCATTTGCAGCCTTGACTAATGGTGATGAATATTTAGTTGAAAAATACACTTTAGTCAATCTTCCTAGTGCTAATGTTTTGCGATTTTTACCAAGTAAGCGTGTTCCCAGAGATAAACCTACACTTTTTGCATTAGGAAATCCTAAAAATACCTTATCAAGTAACAATAAAAATTTACCATCTGCAAAGGATGAGGTGGAAAAAATTTCTACATTTTATAAAGAAAGTACCTATTATGTTGAAGAAAATGCTACTGAAAGTAAATTTTGGGAGGAAGCTCCTAAAAAATCAATTTTACACATTTCTGCTCATGGAGAATTTCAACCAAATAAACCTTTAGAAAGTTGTATTTATTTAGCTAAAGATGAAGAATATTCTGAAATTTATAAAGATGGTAAATTACAAGTTTATGAAGTCTATAAATTAGATTTAAGTCATACAGATTTAGTAGTTTTGAGTGCTTGTCAAACTTATATTGGTAATACCTATGAAGTGGGAAATGGAGACGAAGTAATTGGGCTAAATTGGGCGTTTATTTATGCAGGTAGTCCTACAGTCGTTGCAAGTTTATGGAATGTACCTAGTATCAAAACTTCCAAATTAATGGTGACTTTTCATGAAAATTTACATCAAGGAATGACTAAGGCAGAAGCATTCCAGAAAGCTCAAATACAAGTACTGAAGAGCCAAGACCCCAAAAAAAAGTTACACCCTTATTATTGGGCGGGTTTCATTTTAACAGGAGACGGATAA
- the scpB gene encoding SMC-Scp complex subunit ScpB, giving the protein MSKKNIPIAIKIEAILYLKGKPLSLSEIAEYAGCDRATAEEGIIELMDDYARRDSALEVVENPNGYSLQVRSDFHDLVQTLIPVELGVGALRTLAAIALNSPILQSDLIELRGSGVYQHVPELVELGFVRKRRDSDSRSYSLQITPKFHQYFQIDQLPQIFPTTAKEQQLELELEVLNNE; this is encoded by the coding sequence ATGTCCAAAAAAAATATACCTATAGCGATCAAAATAGAAGCAATTCTTTATTTAAAGGGTAAACCCTTGTCTTTGAGTGAGATTGCCGAGTATGCCGGGTGCGATCGCGCTACAGCCGAAGAAGGGATAATTGAACTCATGGATGATTATGCCCGTCGAGATAGCGCCTTAGAAGTCGTAGAAAACCCAAATGGTTACAGTTTACAAGTCCGGTCAGATTTTCATGATTTAGTACAAACTTTGATACCTGTAGAATTAGGTGTAGGAGCTTTAAGGACTTTAGCTGCGATCGCTCTCAACAGTCCCATTCTCCAAAGCGACTTGATTGAACTCCGAGGTTCAGGAGTATATCAACACGTTCCTGAACTAGTGGAATTAGGTTTTGTTCGCAAACGCCGAGACAGCGATTCTCGTTCGTATTCATTACAAATCACACCGAAATTTCACCAATATTTTCAAATCGATCAACTCCCCCAAATCTTCCCCACAACCGCAAAAGAACAACAACTAGAACTAGAGTTAGAAGTACTGAATAACGAGTGA
- a CDS encoding HhoA/HhoB/HtrA family serine endopeptidase encodes MKLSVKQLAVYLSLVVISGGAGVLGSRYFLRYNHSFRELKNITVASPPESITPYPIQGLENSAGGDNVNFIAAAVQKVGPAVVRINATRKVANPISEALKNPLFRRFFGEDEEPIPQERIERGTGSGFILSENGELLTNAHVVADTDTVLVTLKDGRTFEGKVVGVDAVTDVAVVKIPADKLPIVKLGNSQNLIPGQWAIAIGNPLGLDNTVTIGIISATDRTSAQVGVPDKRVSFIQTDAAINPGNSGGPLLNAQGEVIGVNTAIRADAQGLGFAIPIETAARIAKELFTKGRADHPFLGIEMVDLSPTKKQQLNKEDKLNIQPDVGIAIKKVLENSPAQQGGLLPGDVIQRINGKPVKIAAQVQKIVDSSTVGDVLEIEVNRKGKTQTFKVISGTYPQK; translated from the coding sequence ATGAAGTTATCTGTGAAGCAACTGGCCGTTTATCTGAGTTTGGTGGTGATTAGCGGTGGTGCAGGTGTTTTGGGTAGTCGATATTTCCTACGATACAATCACTCTTTTCGAGAGTTAAAAAATATCACTGTGGCTTCACCTCCAGAATCTATTACTCCTTATCCTATTCAAGGCTTAGAGAATTCTGCTGGAGGTGATAATGTAAATTTTATTGCTGCTGCTGTACAGAAAGTAGGGCCTGCGGTTGTACGAATTAATGCGACTCGCAAAGTGGCAAATCCGATTTCTGAAGCTTTGAAAAATCCTCTGTTTCGTCGTTTTTTCGGGGAGGATGAAGAACCAATTCCCCAAGAACGAATTGAACGTGGTACAGGTTCAGGTTTTATTTTGAGCGAAAATGGAGAATTATTGACTAATGCTCACGTAGTAGCAGATACAGATACAGTACTAGTTACCCTTAAAGACGGTCGGACTTTTGAGGGTAAGGTGGTGGGAGTTGATGCTGTGACAGATGTAGCCGTGGTCAAAATTCCGGCTGATAAGTTGCCTATAGTTAAGTTAGGTAATTCACAAAACTTAATTCCTGGTCAATGGGCGATCGCTATTGGCAATCCTTTAGGTTTAGATAATACTGTCACTATTGGCATTATCAGCGCCACAGATCGCACCAGCGCTCAAGTTGGTGTTCCTGATAAACGCGTTAGCTTTATCCAAACTGATGCAGCCATTAACCCTGGTAATTCCGGTGGACCCCTCTTAAATGCTCAGGGTGAGGTAATCGGCGTTAATACGGCTATTCGCGCTGATGCCCAAGGACTCGGTTTTGCTATACCCATTGAAACTGCTGCTCGTATTGCTAAAGAGCTATTTACCAAAGGACGAGCAGATCACCCTTTTTTAGGCATTGAAATGGTAGACCTTTCCCCTACCAAAAAACAGCAGTTAAATAAGGAAGATAAACTTAACATTCAACCAGATGTTGGGATTGCGATTAAGAAAGTTCTGGAAAATTCACCAGCACAGCAAGGAGGACTACTCCCCGGAGATGTGATTCAAAGAATCAACGGTAAACCAGTGAAAATTGCAGCCCAAGTCCAGAAGATAGTTGATTCTAGTACAGTCGGTGACGTTCTCGAAATTGAAGTCAACCGCAAGGGCAAAACTCAAACTTTTAAAGTCATATCAGGAACTTATCCTCAAAAATAG
- a CDS encoding tetratricopeptide repeat protein: MLTLLIDKYEKELQILEESTKVSPKEILQVFLVRDRIQKLLNDKTDVPADILLKLFELDEHLKKQADKISQTAQLDTWRNSLEIPIHHWWWFLKSEIHRFDKLDWLCNSLTVTCLTVSMSLVVDISTRFLGGGIAVGSVFATIFPSILTLLTAGGVLTETGKIAIEKLLLKVKIKPYFWAETKLGISGILLFGLIGFKFYLPIIAEEHNKKGLESYRNHNWDNAVSHYEKAISLDSENAQAHRNLGLIYEQLQDKEKAKSEYKLAIQGNLPMAYSSLARLYLLEKKPTEAVSLLYIFWNLQPKVNGNPQKDDDILRYNLHKNFGWARFQQNRYEEAKTLLEKAISYHEKIPDDDDRKDGAADCLMAQVLEKLKEMETSKKYWDSCLDANNRLPEVDGWKVIARERTTNKGEN; encoded by the coding sequence GTGTTAACGCTACTAATTGACAAGTATGAAAAAGAACTTCAAATTTTAGAAGAATCTACCAAAGTATCACCTAAAGAAATTTTACAAGTTTTTTTGGTGCGCGATCGCATCCAGAAACTATTAAATGACAAAACAGATGTTCCAGCAGACATTCTGTTGAAATTATTTGAATTGGATGAACACTTAAAAAAACAAGCAGATAAAATTAGTCAAACTGCACAATTAGATACATGGCGTAATAGTCTAGAAATACCTATTCATCATTGGTGGTGGTTTTTAAAATCGGAAATTCATCGTTTTGATAAACTTGATTGGTTATGTAATTCGTTAACAGTTACTTGTTTGACTGTTTCCATGAGTTTAGTAGTTGATATTTCCACACGATTTTTAGGTGGAGGAATAGCGGTTGGTAGTGTGTTTGCCACAATTTTTCCTAGTATTTTAACTCTATTAACTGCGGGTGGAGTTTTAACAGAAACAGGAAAAATAGCGATTGAAAAACTGTTGTTAAAAGTGAAAATTAAACCCTATTTTTGGGCAGAAACAAAACTAGGAATTTCAGGAATACTTTTATTTGGATTAATTGGGTTTAAATTTTATCTACCTATAATAGCGGAAGAACATAATAAAAAAGGTTTGGAAAGCTATAGAAATCATAACTGGGATAACGCAGTTTCTCACTATGAGAAAGCTATTAGTCTTGATTCAGAGAATGCTCAAGCTCACAGAAATTTGGGACTTATTTATGAACAACTACAAGATAAAGAAAAAGCCAAGAGCGAATATAAATTAGCAATCCAGGGTAACTTACCAATGGCATATAGTAGCCTCGCAAGATTATATCTTTTGGAGAAAAAACCCACTGAAGCAGTTTCATTACTTTATATATTTTGGAATTTGCAGCCAAAAGTTAATGGAAACCCTCAAAAAGATGATGATATTTTACGCTACAATCTACATAAAAATTTTGGTTGGGCTAGATTTCAGCAAAACCGATATGAGGAGGCAAAAACATTACTAGAAAAGGCTATTTCTTATCATGAAAAAATTCCTGATGATGATGACAGAAAGGATGGTGCAGCGGATTGCTTAATGGCTCAGGTTTTAGAAAAATTAAAAGAGATGGAAACATCCAAAAAATATTGGGATTCATGTCTAGATGCTAATAATCGTCTACCAGAGGTAGATGGATGGAAAGTGATCGCTCGTGAACGCACAACAAACAAAGGAGAAAACTAA
- a CDS encoding tetratricopeptide repeat protein — protein sequence MAKITVINNTVEFKNKNSNTWIKIAKGSSQQIVRGDSIRKTTASGSISVVCNNGVSGQDLFTVNQSFRLSDICPINPPQSTPNNAIPVIITPRSTFLISNQPIIRWNNAIGATSYTIQLIDQDANEIWKKDVNSSDVCQGGICETHYSGNSLETNQIYKLIINTNTGRSTQEIAVPNMGFQVIDAARVSEINQKIEDTKSLGLSNTEQALKISEIYEQDNLIAEAILILENLSDTDKTSDIYCKLGQFYYYYLDLTSEGEELLQTAIDKASDEKQLAVAQLELAEVKIIFGQKAEAKTLLEQSLNNYTLLAEQDDIDYVNQKIQQLSP from the coding sequence ATGGCTAAAATTACTGTAATCAATAACACTGTAGAGTTTAAAAATAAAAATAGTAACACTTGGATAAAAATAGCAAAAGGCAGTTCTCAACAAATTGTAAGAGGAGATAGCATTAGAAAAACAACAGCATCTGGTAGTATTTCTGTTGTTTGTAATAATGGAGTATCAGGGCAAGATTTGTTTACAGTTAATCAATCATTTAGATTATCAGATATATGTCCAATTAATCCTCCACAGTCAACACCAAATAATGCTATCCCTGTGATTATTACCCCCCGTAGTACTTTCCTAATCTCTAATCAACCAATTATACGCTGGAATAATGCTATTGGTGCTACCAGCTACACTATTCAATTAATTGACCAAGACGCAAATGAAATATGGAAAAAAGATGTCAATAGTAGTGATGTTTGTCAAGGGGGTATTTGTGAAACTCACTATTCAGGCAATTCTTTAGAAACAAATCAAATTTACAAGTTAATCATTAATACTAATACGGGACGATCTACTCAGGAAATCGCTGTTCCAAATATGGGTTTTCAAGTCATAGATGCTGCTAGAGTATCAGAAATTAATCAGAAAATTGAGGACACTAAAAGTCTAGGATTATCAAATACAGAACAGGCATTAAAAATATCTGAAATCTATGAACAAGATAACTTAATTGCCGAAGCAATTTTAATTTTAGAAAACTTAAGCGACACTGACAAAACTTCTGATATTTACTGTAAATTAGGTCAATTTTATTATTACTACCTTGACTTAACAAGCGAGGGTGAAGAACTATTACAAACTGCGATAGATAAAGCATCAGACGAAAAACAATTAGCTGTAGCACAGTTAGAACTAGCAGAGGTTAAAATTATTTTTGGTCAAAAAGCTGAAGCTAAAACTTTATTAGAACAGTCTTTGAATAACTATACACTATTGGCAGAACAAGATGATATTGATTACGTGAATCAAAAAATTCAACAATTATCGCCATAG